The following are encoded together in the Pectobacterium wasabiae CFBP 3304 genome:
- a CDS encoding transporter substrate-binding domain-containing protein yields the protein MIKSKLTLLACSLCMAGTLAASFTASAEEKKWTTVRIATEGAYHPYNFTKPDGTLDGMEIELYKVLCTNMQVKCEIMVQPFASAIPALNAGKYDAIIAGMSATAKRREVIDFSQPYTQSGQTFAVLKSSSLAKDFPDAGVRFSIEPADEAKALAEVEKLKPLLEGKTIGVQSASIASAFLDKYMKGFMKVREYKTTQEHDLDLKAGRVDLVIASAPYLKSTTDKPGNDSIVMPGPQFIGGILGSGSSVGLRKSDPELKAMFDKAIDQAKQDGTIRKLSEKWFGMDTTPL from the coding sequence ATGATCAAATCAAAACTCACTCTGCTCGCCTGCTCGCTGTGTATGGCAGGTACGCTGGCCGCCTCATTCACCGCCTCAGCGGAAGAGAAAAAATGGACCACCGTCCGCATCGCGACCGAAGGCGCTTACCATCCGTATAACTTCACCAAGCCAGACGGCACGCTGGATGGCATGGAGATCGAACTGTATAAAGTGCTGTGCACCAACATGCAGGTAAAATGCGAGATCATGGTTCAACCGTTCGCCAGCGCTATTCCTGCGCTGAACGCGGGTAAATATGACGCGATCATTGCAGGGATGTCCGCCACGGCAAAACGCCGTGAGGTGATCGATTTCAGCCAGCCGTACACGCAGTCAGGGCAGACCTTCGCCGTACTGAAATCCAGTTCGCTCGCCAAAGATTTCCCAGACGCGGGCGTGCGTTTCTCTATTGAACCCGCCGATGAAGCGAAAGCACTGGCAGAAGTTGAGAAACTGAAACCGCTGCTGGAAGGCAAAACCATTGGCGTGCAGTCTGCTTCTATCGCTAGCGCCTTTTTAGATAAATATATGAAAGGTTTTATGAAAGTGCGCGAATATAAAACCACGCAGGAACACGATCTGGATCTGAAAGCTGGTCGTGTGGATCTGGTCATCGCTTCCGCACCTTATTTAAAAAGCACGACGGACAAACCGGGCAATGACAGCATCGTGATGCCGGGGCCACAGTTCATCGGCGGCATTCTGGGCAGCGGCTCCTCCGTTGGCCTGCGTAAAAGCGATCCTGAGCTGAAAGCCATGTTCGACAAAGCGATCGATCAGGCCAAGCAAGACGGCACCATCAGGAAGCTGAGTGAAAAATGGTTCGGTATGGACACCACACCGCTCTGA
- the rpe gene encoding ribulose-phosphate 3-epimerase: MKPFLIAPSILSADFARLGEDTANVLAAGADVVHFDVMDNHYVPNLTIGPLVLKSLRDYGITAPIDVHLMVKPVDRIIPDFANAGASFITFHPEATDHLDRSLQLIKDHGCKAGLVFNPATPLSYLDYVMDKLDIILLMSVNPGFGGQSFIPSTLDKLRQVRRLIDDSGYDIRLEVDGGVKVENIGAIAEAGADMFVAGSAIFGHPDYRTVIDQMRNEISRTKHD; encoded by the coding sequence ATGAAACCGTTTTTAATCGCGCCGTCTATTTTGTCGGCTGATTTTGCCCGTCTTGGTGAAGATACCGCGAACGTATTAGCTGCCGGGGCTGATGTGGTGCATTTTGATGTCATGGATAACCACTACGTGCCGAATTTGACGATTGGCCCGCTGGTCCTGAAATCCCTGCGCGATTATGGCATTACCGCGCCGATTGACGTTCATCTGATGGTGAAACCGGTTGATCGTATCATTCCCGATTTCGCCAATGCGGGAGCCAGTTTCATTACCTTTCATCCCGAAGCCACCGATCATCTCGATCGTTCACTCCAACTCATCAAAGATCACGGCTGTAAAGCTGGGCTGGTGTTTAACCCTGCGACCCCGCTAAGTTATCTCGATTACGTTATGGATAAGCTGGATATCATTCTGCTGATGTCGGTTAACCCTGGATTTGGCGGCCAGTCCTTTATTCCCAGCACGCTGGATAAACTGCGTCAGGTTCGTCGCTTGATCGACGACAGCGGTTACGACATTCGACTGGAAGTCGATGGCGGAGTAAAAGTGGAGAATATCGGCGCGATTGCGGAAGCGGGCGCGGATATGTTTGTGGCGGGATCGGCTATTTTTGGTCATCCAGATTACCGTACCGTTATCGATCAAATGCGTAATGAAATTTCAAGGACGAAACATGACTGA
- the aroB gene encoding 3-dehydroquinate synthase: protein MERITVTLGERSYPITIAAGLFDDSASFMPLKAGEQVMLVTNQTLAPLYLDRVRGVLENNGVHVDQVILPDGEQYKSLTVLDQVFTALLAKPHGRDTTIVALGGGVIGDLAGFAAASYQRGVRFIQVPTTLLSQVDSSVGGKTAVNHPLGKNMIGAFYQPVSVVIDLDCLKSLPARELSSGLAEVIKYGIILDRDFFLWLEENIEAVRELRHDALAYCIRRCCEIKAAVVAADERESGMRALLNLGHTYGHAIEAEMGYGNWLHGEAVAAGMVMAAHTARRLGQFSAADVERIKSLLVRAGLPVNGPTQMTPEAYLPHMMRDKKVLAGELRLVLPTAIGQSEVRGGVAHDMVLASIADCQA from the coding sequence ATGGAAAGAATTACCGTAACACTAGGGGAACGCAGTTATCCCATTACGATAGCCGCCGGATTATTTGATGATTCGGCATCTTTTATGCCGTTAAAAGCGGGGGAGCAGGTCATGCTGGTGACTAACCAGACATTGGCCCCTCTGTACCTTGACCGCGTTCGTGGTGTGCTGGAAAACAATGGCGTGCATGTCGATCAGGTTATCTTACCTGATGGCGAGCAATACAAATCGCTGACCGTACTGGATCAGGTTTTTACTGCGCTGCTGGCGAAGCCACATGGTCGTGATACGACGATTGTCGCCTTAGGCGGTGGTGTCATCGGCGATTTAGCCGGTTTTGCCGCAGCCAGCTATCAGCGCGGCGTCCGGTTTATTCAGGTTCCGACAACGCTGTTATCGCAGGTAGATTCTTCCGTCGGGGGTAAAACCGCCGTCAATCACCCGTTGGGTAAAAACATGATCGGGGCGTTTTATCAGCCCGTATCGGTTGTGATCGATTTGGACTGCCTGAAATCCTTACCGGCACGGGAATTGTCATCCGGGCTGGCGGAAGTCATTAAGTACGGCATTATTCTGGATCGCGATTTCTTTCTTTGGCTCGAAGAAAACATTGAGGCAGTGCGTGAGCTACGGCATGACGCACTGGCTTACTGCATTCGACGCTGCTGTGAAATCAAAGCGGCAGTGGTCGCCGCTGATGAACGTGAAAGTGGCATGCGTGCATTGCTCAATTTGGGCCATACTTACGGGCATGCCATTGAAGCTGAAATGGGCTACGGTAACTGGCTTCATGGCGAAGCAGTTGCGGCAGGCATGGTGATGGCTGCGCATACGGCACGTCGCCTCGGGCAGTTCTCCGCAGCGGACGTCGAGCGCATCAAGTCTTTGTTGGTTCGCGCTGGCCTGCCAGTGAACGGCCCGACGCAAATGACGCCTGAAGCCTATCTTCCTCACATGATGCGTGACAAAAAAGTGCTGGCAGGTGAGCTACGTCTGGTGTTGCCAACAGCGATTGGTCAATCAGAAGTCCGCGGTGGCGTTGCGCATGACATGGTGTTGGCCTCAATAGCGGATTGCCAAGCCTGA
- a CDS encoding phosphoglycolate phosphatase, translating to MTELTAVRGLAFDLDGTLIHSAPGLAAAIDQALVAQSLPAAGEARVATWIGNGADVMVERALRWAGVEPTAVRHQETRERFDRYYAQTVDSGSTLFPQVKETLAQLAQQGVPMAVVTNKPTPFVAPLLSGLGIGDYFSLIIGGDDVIVKKPHPAPLYLVLGKLGLRASELVFIGDSRNDIQAAQAAGCRSVGMTYGYNYGEAIELSQPDIVLDRFADILPLIGQSSSHNQEPLV from the coding sequence ATGACTGAATTAACCGCGGTTCGCGGGTTGGCTTTTGATTTGGACGGTACGCTGATTCACAGCGCACCGGGTCTGGCGGCGGCTATCGATCAGGCCTTAGTGGCACAGTCATTGCCTGCTGCGGGCGAAGCCCGTGTTGCAACCTGGATCGGCAACGGTGCTGACGTGATGGTTGAACGTGCGCTGCGTTGGGCTGGCGTTGAGCCAACGGCAGTACGTCATCAGGAAACGCGTGAGCGGTTTGATCGCTATTATGCGCAGACGGTGGATAGCGGTAGTACGCTGTTCCCACAGGTAAAAGAGACGCTGGCGCAGTTGGCACAGCAAGGGGTTCCGATGGCCGTGGTGACCAATAAGCCCACGCCGTTTGTTGCGCCGCTGCTGTCAGGATTGGGGATCGGCGACTATTTTTCACTGATCATCGGTGGCGATGACGTCATCGTGAAAAAACCTCACCCTGCGCCGCTCTATCTGGTGCTGGGTAAGCTGGGATTACGCGCGAGCGAACTCGTGTTCATCGGTGATTCCCGCAATGATATTCAGGCCGCGCAGGCGGCGGGTTGCCGCAGTGTCGGCATGACGTATGGTTATAACTATGGTGAAGCGATCGAGCTGAGTCAGCCGGATATCGTTCTGGATCGCTTTGCCGATATTTTGCCTCTGATCGGGCAGTCTTCTTCACACAATCAGGAACCCTTAGTATGA
- a CDS encoding ABC transporter permease, with protein MENISFWQLISFGEHGWGKLLLIGAGMTLALAICGFLLGAAIGTIGAWSKICGNRPVRYLADGYTTLIRGVPDLLIIYLLYFGGSSALTLLAKLFGSNEFFGFPGFLAGVLAVGISSGAQQTEVYRGAFYAVSKGEIEAAKACGMPTLLRLRRIIIPLLLRHAIPPLGNVWQLVLKTSALVSVTGVAELMTQSQTGAGSTGKPFDFFMAAALLYLLISICSGWIMRHAESHYSRGVKR; from the coding sequence GTGGAAAACATTAGTTTCTGGCAGCTCATCAGTTTTGGTGAACACGGCTGGGGAAAATTATTACTGATTGGGGCAGGAATGACGCTCGCGCTGGCGATCTGCGGCTTCCTGCTGGGGGCTGCGATCGGCACGATCGGTGCCTGGTCCAAAATTTGCGGCAATCGCCCCGTGCGCTATCTGGCAGATGGTTACACGACGCTCATCCGTGGCGTTCCCGACCTACTCATCATCTACCTGCTTTATTTCGGCGGCAGCTCTGCGTTAACCCTGCTCGCCAAACTGTTTGGCAGCAATGAGTTCTTTGGCTTTCCGGGCTTCCTCGCTGGGGTATTAGCCGTCGGTATTTCCTCCGGTGCACAGCAGACGGAAGTCTACCGCGGTGCCTTCTACGCCGTTTCCAAAGGGGAAATTGAGGCAGCCAAAGCCTGCGGTATGCCAACGCTATTGCGCCTGCGCCGCATCATCATACCGCTCCTGCTACGCCACGCGATCCCCCCACTCGGCAACGTGTGGCAGTTGGTGCTGAAAACCTCTGCGCTGGTTTCCGTTACCGGCGTCGCAGAGCTGATGACGCAGTCGCAAACCGGCGCCGGTTCTACCGGTAAACCGTTTGATTTCTTCATGGCAGCCGCACTGCTGTACCTGCTTATCTCAATCTGTTCCGGCTGGATTATGCGCCATGCTGAATCTCATTATTCCCGGGGTGTGAAACGCTGA
- a CDS encoding M20 family metallopeptidase: MNATHNEGTLPAVNHQSVGEICDLIAAKRQQFCTLSDGIWDTPELNYEEHRSAAQHEAVLKAEGFRLTKGIANMPTALLGEFGEGLPIIAILGEYDALPGLSQQANVAEPKPLENGGNGHGCGHNLLGTAALQAATAVKDYLQKHALTGTVRFYGCPAEEGGSSKGFMVKEGVFDDVDIAICWHPATFTGVNSPVSLACNELNFYFKGRAAHAASSPHLGRSALDAVELMNVGVNYMREHMPSSARVHYAITDSGGQAPNVVQANATVRYLVRARQLPELHQLVKRVKKIAEGAALMTETEVRSEVISGDANLLANPPLEARMHEHLLALGPIAFDDEDRRVAAMFQTALSAEDIAESYARFGVKPQPDLTLHDGIYPLYSPNEAFIGSTDVGTVSWVVPTVQIRSATYAIGTPAHSWQLVAQGKTGAAHKGMEYAAKAMASLAIDLLVTPELIAQAKADHQERLQHTPFENPIPDDVFAPIPQG, from the coding sequence ATGAATGCAACACACAATGAAGGAACGCTGCCTGCCGTCAATCACCAGAGCGTAGGAGAGATCTGCGACCTGATTGCAGCTAAACGGCAGCAATTCTGTACGTTGAGCGACGGTATCTGGGATACGCCAGAGCTGAACTACGAAGAACATCGTTCGGCAGCACAGCACGAAGCCGTCCTGAAAGCAGAAGGTTTTCGCCTGACGAAAGGCATTGCCAACATGCCGACTGCGCTACTGGGGGAATTCGGTGAAGGTCTGCCGATTATCGCCATTCTAGGTGAATATGATGCGCTGCCGGGTCTGAGCCAGCAGGCAAATGTCGCCGAGCCGAAGCCGCTCGAAAATGGTGGCAATGGCCACGGCTGCGGACATAACCTGCTCGGTACCGCAGCACTACAGGCTGCGACAGCGGTGAAAGATTACCTGCAAAAACACGCGCTGACCGGAACGGTACGTTTTTACGGCTGCCCTGCGGAAGAAGGCGGATCGTCCAAAGGTTTTATGGTCAAGGAAGGCGTGTTTGATGACGTCGATATTGCCATCTGCTGGCATCCAGCGACCTTCACTGGCGTCAACAGCCCGGTATCGTTAGCCTGTAACGAACTGAATTTTTACTTCAAAGGCCGTGCCGCTCATGCTGCCAGCAGTCCACACTTGGGGCGCAGCGCGCTGGATGCCGTTGAATTAATGAATGTTGGCGTGAACTACATGCGCGAACATATGCCGTCCTCCGCGCGCGTTCACTACGCAATTACCGACAGCGGCGGCCAGGCACCAAACGTCGTACAGGCTAACGCGACCGTGCGTTACCTCGTAAGAGCACGTCAGTTGCCGGAACTGCATCAGTTGGTCAAACGCGTGAAAAAAATTGCCGAAGGCGCGGCGCTAATGACTGAAACCGAAGTCCGCAGCGAGGTGATTAGCGGTGATGCCAATCTGCTGGCAAACCCGCCGCTGGAAGCGCGTATGCACGAACATCTGCTGGCGCTCGGTCCGATAGCGTTCGATGATGAAGACCGTAGAGTAGCAGCAATGTTCCAGACGGCGCTGAGCGCCGAAGACATTGCTGAATCCTACGCACGTTTCGGCGTCAAACCTCAACCGGATTTAACGCTGCACGACGGAATTTATCCGCTATATAGCCCGAATGAAGCCTTCATCGGCTCCACCGATGTGGGAACGGTTAGCTGGGTGGTGCCGACCGTGCAGATCCGCAGCGCCACTTATGCGATCGGTACACCAGCGCATTCGTGGCAGTTGGTTGCACAGGGGAAAACTGGCGCAGCGCACAAAGGTATGGAATATGCGGCAAAAGCGATGGCCTCACTGGCTATCGATCTGCTGGTCACACCTGAACTGATTGCTCAGGCAAAAGCCGACCATCAGGAAAGGTTACAGCACACACCGTTTGAGAACCCGATTCCAGACGACGTGTTTGCGCCTATCCCGCAGGGATAA
- the aroK gene encoding shikimate kinase AroK — MAEKRNIFLVGPMGAGKSTIGRQLAQQLNMEFFDSDQEIERRTGADVGWVFDVEGEEGFRDREEKVINELTEKQGIVLATGGGSVKSRETRNRLSARGVVVYLETTIEKQLARTQRDKKRPLLQVETPPREVLEALAKERNPLYEEIADVTIRTDEQSAKVVANQIINMLESN, encoded by the coding sequence ATGGCAGAGAAACGCAATATCTTTCTGGTTGGGCCTATGGGTGCCGGCAAAAGCACTATTGGCCGTCAGTTAGCTCAGCAACTCAATATGGAGTTTTTCGACTCCGATCAAGAAATTGAGCGACGCACTGGGGCTGATGTGGGCTGGGTATTCGATGTGGAAGGCGAAGAAGGCTTCCGCGATCGTGAAGAGAAAGTCATTAATGAATTGACGGAAAAGCAAGGCATCGTACTGGCGACAGGCGGTGGCTCAGTCAAATCACGTGAGACGCGTAACCGTCTTTCCGCGCGCGGCGTTGTCGTTTATTTGGAAACGACAATCGAGAAGCAACTGGCCCGCACGCAGCGTGATAAGAAACGTCCGTTACTTCAGGTTGAAACCCCTCCACGTGAAGTATTGGAAGCACTGGCGAAAGAGCGGAACCCGCTTTATGAAGAAATCGCGGATGTTACCATTCGGACTGACGAGCAAAGTGCCAAGGTCGTTGCTAACCAGATTATCAATATGCTGGAAAGCAACTAA
- the dam gene encoding adenine-specific DNA-methyltransferase, with product MKKNRAFLKWAGGKYPLVEEIRRYLPAGDCLIEPFVGAGSVFLNTEYERYILADINSDLINLYNIVKSNADEFVLDARKLFTDEVNTSEAFYLLRDEFNLCSDAYRRALLFLYLNRHCYNGLCRYNMRGEFNVPFGRYKKPYFPEEEIRWFALKSQNATFVCEHYQDTLEKAEKGSVIYCDPPYAPLSATANFTAYHTNNFSRADQQSLAQLARRLSVESQIPVLISNHDTLLTREWYQEAVLYVVKARRTISRNILGRSKVNELLALYR from the coding sequence ATGAAGAAGAACCGCGCTTTTTTAAAATGGGCTGGTGGTAAATATCCGCTGGTAGAAGAAATTCGTCGCTATTTACCCGCAGGAGACTGTCTTATTGAGCCTTTTGTTGGCGCGGGTTCTGTGTTTCTGAATACGGAATATGAGCGCTACATACTGGCTGATATTAATAGCGACCTAATTAACCTGTACAATATCGTCAAATCGAATGCTGATGAGTTTGTTCTCGACGCCCGTAAACTGTTTACAGATGAAGTGAACACGTCTGAGGCGTTTTACCTGCTGCGTGACGAATTTAACCTTTGCAGCGATGCTTATCGGCGCGCGCTGCTATTTCTCTATTTGAATCGCCACTGCTATAACGGCCTGTGCCGTTACAACATGCGCGGTGAGTTCAATGTTCCTTTCGGGCGTTATAAGAAGCCCTATTTCCCTGAAGAAGAGATTCGCTGGTTTGCTCTGAAATCACAAAATGCCACCTTCGTTTGTGAGCATTATCAGGACACGCTGGAAAAAGCAGAGAAGGGATCGGTTATTTATTGCGATCCGCCTTATGCACCGCTGTCTGCTACCGCGAATTTTACGGCCTACCACACCAATAATTTCAGTCGTGCCGATCAGCAGAGCTTGGCGCAGTTGGCCCGACGCTTGTCAGTAGAAAGCCAGATTCCCGTGCTGATTTCCAATCATGACACCTTGCTAACTCGCGAGTGGTATCAGGAAGCTGTGCTTTATGTTGTTAAAGCGCGCAGAACAATTAGCCGTAATATTTTAGGGCGTAGTAAAGTAAACGAGTTATTAGCCCTATATCGGTAA
- a CDS encoding ABC transporter ATP-binding protein translates to MTTPAISLRNIHKSFGSLDVLKGISIEANQGEVISILGSSGSGKSTLLRCSNLLELPDQGEIIVGGEAIEMKPNRKGQNRPSNLKQIDRIRSQLGMVFQNFNLWSHKTVLENIIEAPVYVLKRPQAECVEHAEQLLEKVGLADKRHYYPAHLSGGQQQRAAIARALAMEPKVMLFDEPTSALDPELVGEVLRVMRTLADEGMTMLVVTHEMDFAREVSNRIVFLHQGEIEEQGTPEHVFTASQSARFRQFIASW, encoded by the coding sequence ATGACGACACCCGCCATTAGCCTGCGTAACATTCATAAAAGCTTCGGTTCTCTGGACGTCCTGAAAGGGATTTCGATTGAGGCCAACCAAGGGGAAGTCATCTCAATTTTGGGATCGTCCGGTTCAGGCAAATCGACGCTGCTACGCTGTAGCAACCTGCTTGAGCTTCCCGATCAGGGCGAGATTATCGTCGGCGGAGAAGCGATTGAAATGAAGCCGAACCGTAAAGGGCAGAACCGCCCATCGAATCTCAAACAGATCGACCGAATTCGTAGCCAGTTGGGCATGGTATTCCAAAACTTTAACCTCTGGTCACACAAGACCGTGCTGGAAAACATCATCGAAGCACCCGTGTACGTCTTAAAGCGTCCACAGGCGGAATGCGTGGAACACGCCGAGCAGTTGCTGGAGAAGGTCGGACTGGCGGATAAGCGTCACTATTATCCCGCTCACCTGTCCGGTGGTCAGCAACAGCGCGCAGCGATTGCCCGTGCGCTCGCGATGGAACCTAAAGTGATGCTGTTTGATGAGCCAACCTCTGCACTCGACCCAGAGCTGGTTGGTGAAGTGCTGCGCGTCATGCGCACGCTAGCGGACGAAGGAATGACCATGCTGGTCGTGACTCACGAAATGGATTTTGCCCGCGAAGTCTCTAACCGCATCGTCTTCCTCCATCAGGGGGAAATTGAAGAACAGGGAACGCCGGAGCACGTTTTCACCGCCAGCCAGTCGGCTCGCTTCCGGCAATTTATTGCCAGTTGGTAA
- a CDS encoding SPOR domain-containing protein produces the protein MDEFKPEDELKPDTSDRRPTRQQKSSNFAVPKIALSRQHLMIGIGIVVLVLLIVGIGSALQAPSQPQTPQTQNQAGGERNIDLSSSSSMTQGSQPSSQGENPTAVPGDVGHGQAPAPMSPQTLSAPPISGTPTDAQVQPPVAGQQRIELPGNITDALSQQQGRVSEFSQGASGNSTLPTAPATVAPAGKTSATSSAKNTHSNATPAHANNAKPAANSAPKTPVASKPATNAKAVPATAGQNVSVQNAPASHFTLQLSSASRSDTLKAYAKQHNLAHSWVYETKRDGKSWYVLVTGVYASSAEAKQAIATLPAEIQAKKPWVKPIRQVKQDLNK, from the coding sequence ATGGATGAGTTCAAGCCGGAAGATGAGCTGAAGCCTGATACCAGTGACCGTCGACCTACTCGTCAGCAAAAAAGCAGCAACTTCGCGGTACCAAAAATCGCGCTTTCCAGACAACACCTGATGATTGGTATCGGGATTGTCGTGCTGGTGCTGTTGATCGTGGGTATCGGCTCTGCTTTGCAGGCCCCTTCTCAACCACAAACGCCACAGACGCAGAATCAAGCGGGTGGAGAGCGGAATATTGATCTCTCTTCATCGTCTTCTATGACACAGGGCTCGCAACCTTCTTCACAGGGCGAGAACCCTACTGCGGTTCCCGGTGATGTTGGTCATGGACAAGCACCTGCACCGATGTCACCTCAAACATTAAGTGCCCCACCGATTTCTGGTACGCCAACAGATGCGCAGGTTCAACCACCGGTGGCAGGTCAGCAGCGTATTGAGCTGCCGGGTAATATCACCGATGCATTGTCGCAACAGCAAGGGCGCGTGAGCGAATTCTCTCAGGGGGCGTCAGGAAATTCGACGTTGCCGACGGCACCTGCAACGGTGGCTCCAGCAGGAAAAACGTCAGCGACATCGTCAGCTAAAAATACGCACAGTAATGCGACGCCTGCACACGCCAACAACGCTAAGCCTGCCGCGAACAGCGCCCCAAAAACGCCAGTAGCGAGCAAACCTGCGACTAACGCAAAAGCGGTGCCTGCGACTGCCGGGCAGAATGTTTCCGTACAGAATGCGCCAGCCAGCCACTTTACTTTGCAACTGAGCAGCGCTTCGCGCTCGGATACGCTGAAAGCCTACGCGAAACAACACAACCTCGCCCATTCATGGGTGTATGAAACGAAACGAGACGGAAAATCCTGGTATGTGTTAGTGACCGGAGTCTATGCTTCTTCTGCGGAGGCGAAACAGGCGATTGCTACGCTGCCTGCAGAGATACAAGCGAAAAAACCATGGGTTAAGCCGATCCGTCAGGTGAAGCAGGACTTGAATAAGTAA
- the trpS gene encoding tryptophan--tRNA ligase gives MSKPIVFSGAQPSGELTIGNYMGALRQWVNMQDDYDCIYCIVDLHAITVRQDPQALRKATLDTLALYLACGIDPKKSTIFVQSHVPEHSQLSWILNCYAYFGELSRMTQFKDKSARYEENINAGLFDYPVLMAADILLYQTNQVPVGEDQKQHLELSRDVGQRFNSLYGDIFKVPEPFIPKSGARVMSLLEPTKKMSKSDDNRNNVIGLLEDPKAVVKKIKRAMTDSDEPPVVRYDVKNKAGVSNLLDILSGVTGKSIPELEQEFNGQMYGHLKGAVADAVSGMLSELQERYHRFRNDEAFLQQVMREGAEKASARAQETLKKVYDAVGFVSRP, from the coding sequence ATGAGCAAGCCCATTGTATTTAGCGGTGCGCAACCGTCTGGTGAATTGACCATTGGTAACTACATGGGGGCGTTACGTCAGTGGGTCAACATGCAGGATGATTACGACTGCATCTATTGCATTGTGGATTTGCATGCCATTACGGTACGTCAGGATCCGCAGGCGCTGAGAAAAGCAACGCTGGACACGCTGGCGCTGTATTTGGCCTGTGGCATTGATCCGAAAAAGAGCACTATTTTTGTTCAGTCGCACGTGCCTGAGCACAGCCAACTGAGCTGGATACTGAACTGCTACGCGTATTTCGGCGAGCTGAGCCGCATGACGCAGTTCAAGGATAAATCCGCGCGCTATGAAGAGAATATCAACGCCGGCCTGTTTGATTATCCAGTACTGATGGCGGCGGATATTCTGCTGTACCAAACGAATCAGGTGCCAGTGGGCGAAGATCAGAAGCAGCATCTGGAACTGAGTCGTGACGTCGGGCAGCGCTTCAACAGCCTGTATGGCGACATTTTCAAAGTGCCAGAGCCGTTTATTCCGAAATCGGGTGCCCGCGTGATGTCGCTGCTGGAGCCGACCAAGAAGATGTCCAAGTCTGACGATAACCGCAATAACGTTATCGGACTGCTGGAAGATCCGAAAGCGGTGGTGAAGAAGATCAAACGCGCGATGACGGATTCCGATGAGCCGCCAGTCGTTCGCTATGATGTGAAAAATAAAGCCGGGGTATCGAACCTGCTAGATATTCTGTCTGGCGTGACGGGAAAAAGCATCCCAGAGCTGGAGCAGGAATTTAACGGCCAGATGTATGGTCACCTGAAAGGCGCGGTGGCGGATGCCGTATCCGGTATGCTGTCTGAGCTGCAAGAACGTTATCACCGTTTCCGCAACGATGAGGCTTTCCTGCAACAGGTGATGCGTGAAGGGGCTGAAAAAGCCAGCGCTCGTGCACAGGAAACGCTGAAGAAAGTCTACGACGCAGTCGGTTTTGTTTCCCGCCCGTAA
- a CDS encoding ABC transporter permease, which yields MDFPFLYETFLEIIPGIPLTLQLAVSSVFLGFFLALGLALMQLSSFAVLRSIARTYVLFFRGTPLLVQLFLIYYGLGQFPWVRESIFWPFLREPHWCALLSLSLCTGAYASEIIRGGLQSVPVGQIESARACGMPSFMIFKRIVFPLAIRQALPAYGNELISMVKSTSLASIITLMEITGIAARLIAETYRALEVFLVAGAIYLFINLILTRLLMWTEFRLTPHLRAPGAQPAAKKIKKLGDLQ from the coding sequence ATGGATTTTCCTTTTCTGTACGAGACGTTTCTGGAGATTATCCCCGGCATCCCGCTGACCCTACAGCTGGCAGTCAGCTCTGTTTTTCTGGGCTTCTTTCTGGCGCTGGGCTTAGCACTGATGCAGTTGTCATCCTTTGCCGTGCTGCGCTCTATTGCACGAACCTACGTGTTGTTTTTCCGCGGCACACCGCTGCTGGTGCAGCTGTTCCTGATTTACTACGGGCTTGGGCAATTCCCCTGGGTTCGGGAAAGCATATTTTGGCCGTTCCTGCGGGAACCCCACTGGTGCGCCCTGCTGTCGCTCAGCCTGTGTACCGGTGCCTATGCCAGTGAAATTATCCGTGGCGGATTGCAGTCCGTTCCCGTAGGCCAGATCGAATCTGCACGCGCCTGCGGCATGCCGTCATTCATGATTTTCAAGCGTATCGTTTTCCCACTGGCAATCCGTCAGGCGCTCCCTGCTTACGGCAATGAGCTGATTTCGATGGTCAAATCGACCTCATTAGCTTCTATCATCACGCTGATGGAAATCACCGGTATCGCCGCACGCCTCATTGCAGAAACCTACCGAGCGCTCGAAGTCTTCCTAGTCGCCGGTGCTATTTATCTGTTTATTAACCTTATTCTGACACGTCTACTGATGTGGACGGAGTTTAGGCTTACCCCTCATCTCCGTGCGCCGGGTGCGCAACCGGCAGCGAAAAAAATTAAGAAATTGGGAGATCTGCAATGA